Proteins encoded within one genomic window of Hahella chejuensis KCTC 2396:
- a CDS encoding ABC transporter permease has product MNGVGIVFKRELLSYVSTSLAYLFTVIFLVLSGIFTFYLGHFFERGQADLEAFFNYIPWLFVVLVPALTMRLWAEERSTGTIELLLTLPVQPFVWVLGKFMAAWVYLAGALALTTPFWFTVNYLGDPDNGAILAGYIGSWFMAGGFLALGSMFSAATKNQVIAFILTLVVCFLLVASGFPMVQDFFSAWAPNQVLDLVADLSFFRHFEAISRGVIDLRDVLYFGSIIVLGVWATAHLVKRTASN; this is encoded by the coding sequence ATGAACGGCGTAGGCATAGTCTTTAAACGTGAGCTGCTGAGTTACGTCTCGACCTCATTGGCGTACCTGTTCACGGTCATATTTTTGGTGCTAAGCGGCATATTCACCTTTTATCTGGGCCACTTTTTCGAGCGCGGGCAGGCGGATCTGGAAGCCTTTTTCAACTACATCCCCTGGTTGTTCGTGGTGCTGGTGCCGGCTTTGACTATGCGGTTATGGGCGGAAGAGCGCAGCACGGGCACCATTGAATTGCTGTTGACCTTACCCGTGCAGCCTTTCGTGTGGGTATTGGGCAAATTCATGGCGGCCTGGGTATATCTGGCCGGGGCGCTGGCGCTGACCACGCCGTTCTGGTTTACCGTCAATTATCTGGGCGACCCGGATAATGGCGCCATTCTGGCCGGCTATATCGGCAGCTGGTTCATGGCGGGCGGCTTTCTGGCGCTGGGCTCGATGTTCTCCGCCGCCACCAAGAATCAGGTTATCGCCTTTATTCTTACCCTGGTGGTTTGTTTTCTGTTGGTGGCGTCAGGTTTTCCCATGGTGCAGGATTTCTTCTCCGCCTGGGCGCCGAATCAGGTGCTGGACCTGGTGGCGGACCTCAGTTTCTTCCGTCATTTCGAAGCCATTTCCCGAGGCGTCATCGATCTGCGCGACGTGCTCTATTTCGGCTCGATTATTGTGCTTGGCGTCTGGGCCACGGCGCATCTGGTCAAGCGTACGGCATCAAACTAA
- the nudC gene encoding NAD(+) diphosphatase: MAVSFSYHPALVSGLESGARRHIYFHDDKLLLPAPDAQPWDAEEIENPEGPVFLLGEVDGVSCSVGSLKQTPSGWTEVGLRDYLLGCDEIDDFRIVNAASQLLYWLRTQNFCSRCGERLGFNEKDRGLRCHGCGYISYPKVSPCVIVVVHRGDEILLARSHRSFSKLPAFSCLAGFIEAGESAEEAVVREVMEESGVLVSDIEYVTSQAWPFPHQLMLGYHARYVSGDLNIDTTELKEAAWFKVDQLPAVSPMKTIAGRLIDAYVAKFR, translated from the coding sequence GTGGCGGTTTCGTTTAGTTATCATCCTGCGCTGGTGAGCGGTCTGGAAAGCGGCGCCCGTCGCCATATTTATTTTCACGACGATAAGCTGTTGTTGCCCGCACCGGACGCTCAGCCCTGGGATGCGGAAGAAATTGAAAACCCTGAAGGTCCGGTGTTCCTGCTGGGAGAAGTCGATGGCGTTAGCTGCAGCGTCGGCAGTCTCAAGCAGACGCCGTCAGGGTGGACGGAAGTGGGGTTGCGGGATTATCTGCTTGGTTGCGACGAGATAGACGACTTTCGCATAGTTAACGCCGCCTCTCAGTTGCTGTACTGGCTTCGCACCCAGAACTTCTGCAGCCGTTGCGGCGAACGTTTGGGCTTCAACGAAAAAGACCGTGGCCTGCGCTGTCATGGCTGTGGTTACATTTCCTATCCTAAGGTGTCTCCCTGCGTCATCGTAGTTGTGCACCGAGGTGACGAGATTCTGCTGGCGCGGTCTCATCGCTCTTTCAGCAAACTGCCTGCATTCAGTTGTCTGGCGGGCTTTATCGAGGCGGGAGAGAGTGCGGAGGAAGCAGTGGTCAGAGAAGTGATGGAAGAGTCGGGAGTATTGGTGTCCGATATCGAGTACGTCACTTCCCAGGCCTGGCCATTCCCTCATCAACTGATGCTGGGCTATCACGCCCGCTATGTGTCCGGCGATCTCAATATCGACACCACTGAGCTGAAAGAAGCCGCCTGGTTCAAAGTCGACCAGCTGCCTGCTGTATCGCCGATGAAAACCATCGCTGGTCGCCTGATCGACGCCTATGTGGCCAAGTTCCGGTGA
- the plsB gene encoding glycerol-3-phosphate 1-O-acyltransferase PlsB — MLGITSFFFNLLRKILFLWVRTDVIGNDAKQLGLDPEKPVVYVLQHSSLSSRLVLEQECRLAGLPSSQAPLTLRDAVLSRSHFFLYEKRGQMFRRRHTPTITERLKQLVSAAQKDPGLDVQIVPVSLFWGRTPEKERSLFKLMLADTWSIAGRLRQFLTIVIHGRNTFIQFSKPISLRYIVDDTQDPQRANRKLARLLRVHFRRMRQAVVGPDLSHRRTLVSTLIRSPSVKDAIRETAKKENISPHKAKERARKYADEIASNVSIAAVRFLDIILTWVWNKIYNGVTINNIDAVKEAAKSSAVVYVPCHRSHIDYLLLSYVLYRNGLMVPHIAAGINLNMPVVGPILRRGGAFFMRRSFKNNKLYTAVFNEYMHSMFTRGHPVEYFVEGGRSRTGRTLQPKAGMLMMTVRSYLRNYKKPITFVPVYIGYEKILEARSYLGELRGKKKKDENIFGLFKSLRNLRNSFGRVSVNFGEPFALSDVLDKVQPHWRDQAYDQEPRPKWMPHMIDELAEMVATRINNAAALNPINIVATLLLATPKQAMDQKMLADHCDAVVSLLRMHPYSNEMSFPEGCGADWVKYTESMGLALRQHQKLGDIISLEGSSAILLTYYRNNILHFLALPALVASLFQNNSTMDRTKLVWLVSSIYPYIKSELFLRWHKDDVDPEIERWIETLCESNLLLKDKDNLYRPMAGSREFVLLNALAKTIIPTLERYYIAIAILRRHGKGAITANALEEQSTSMAERMSILYGLNAPEFFDKALFRNFINNLKSNEIIQVDEEGHIIYDEDLDNIAEDARLVLNAELRQSILQVAIETQPTQAPAA, encoded by the coding sequence ATGCTCGGAATCACTTCTTTTTTCTTTAACCTGCTCCGCAAAATTCTATTTTTATGGGTCAGGACGGATGTTATCGGCAACGACGCCAAGCAGTTGGGACTGGACCCGGAAAAACCCGTGGTCTACGTTCTGCAGCACAGTTCGCTCAGCAGCCGGTTGGTGCTGGAGCAGGAGTGCCGCCTCGCCGGCCTGCCCTCCTCCCAGGCGCCGCTGACATTGCGAGACGCCGTTCTGTCGCGCAGCCACTTTTTCTTATATGAGAAACGCGGGCAAATGTTCCGGCGTCGCCATACGCCGACCATCACAGAACGACTGAAGCAGTTGGTCAGCGCAGCGCAAAAAGACCCCGGACTGGACGTGCAGATCGTGCCGGTCTCCCTGTTCTGGGGCCGAACGCCGGAGAAAGAGCGCTCCCTGTTCAAACTGATGCTGGCGGACACCTGGTCCATCGCTGGCCGTTTGCGCCAGTTCCTGACCATCGTGATCCACGGACGCAATACTTTTATTCAGTTCAGCAAGCCGATTTCCCTGCGCTATATCGTCGACGACACCCAGGACCCGCAACGCGCCAACCGTAAACTGGCGCGTCTGCTGCGCGTCCACTTCCGCCGCATGCGCCAGGCGGTGGTTGGTCCCGACCTGTCTCACCGTCGCACTTTGGTGTCCACGCTGATTCGCAGCCCGTCCGTCAAGGACGCAATTCGGGAAACCGCCAAAAAAGAAAACATCAGTCCACACAAAGCCAAAGAGCGGGCGCGGAAATACGCGGACGAAATCGCCTCCAACGTTTCCATCGCCGCGGTGCGTTTTCTCGACATCATTCTGACCTGGGTCTGGAACAAAATTTACAACGGCGTCACCATCAACAACATTGACGCCGTAAAAGAAGCCGCCAAGTCCAGCGCGGTGGTCTATGTGCCCTGTCACCGCAGCCACATCGACTACTTATTGCTCTCCTACGTGCTGTATCGCAATGGTTTGATGGTGCCCCATATCGCCGCCGGCATTAACCTGAACATGCCGGTGGTAGGGCCGATTCTGCGTCGGGGCGGCGCCTTCTTCATGCGCCGCAGCTTCAAAAACAACAAGCTGTACACCGCCGTGTTCAATGAATACATGCACTCCATGTTCACCCGCGGCCACCCCGTGGAGTATTTTGTAGAAGGCGGCCGCAGTCGCACCGGGCGTACATTACAGCCGAAAGCGGGCATGTTGATGATGACCGTGCGCAGCTATCTGCGGAACTACAAGAAGCCGATTACGTTCGTGCCGGTCTATATCGGATACGAGAAAATCCTGGAAGCGCGCTCTTATCTCGGCGAACTGCGCGGCAAGAAGAAAAAAGACGAAAACATCTTCGGCCTGTTCAAATCCCTGCGTAACCTGCGCAACTCCTTCGGACGGGTCAGCGTCAACTTCGGCGAGCCTTTCGCACTGTCCGACGTGCTCGACAAAGTACAGCCGCACTGGCGCGATCAGGCCTACGATCAGGAGCCGCGTCCCAAGTGGATGCCGCATATGATCGATGAGCTGGCGGAAATGGTCGCCACCCGCATCAACAATGCGGCGGCGCTCAACCCCATCAACATCGTCGCCACCCTGCTGCTGGCCACGCCTAAGCAGGCGATGGATCAAAAAATGCTCGCGGACCATTGCGACGCAGTGGTCTCACTGCTGCGCATGCACCCCTACAGTAACGAAATGAGCTTTCCAGAAGGCTGCGGGGCGGACTGGGTCAAATACACCGAAAGCATGGGACTGGCGCTGCGTCAGCATCAGAAGCTGGGGGACATCATCAGTCTGGAAGGCTCCAGCGCTATTCTGCTGACTTACTATCGCAATAATATTCTGCACTTCCTGGCGCTGCCCGCGCTGGTCGCCAGTCTGTTCCAGAACAACAGCACCATGGACCGCACCAAACTGGTGTGGCTGGTAAGCTCCATCTACCCCTACATCAAGTCGGAGCTGTTCCTGCGCTGGCACAAGGATGATGTGGACCCGGAAATCGAACGCTGGATCGAGACGTTGTGTGAAAGCAACCTGCTGCTGAAGGACAAGGACAACCTGTATCGCCCCATGGCCGGCTCCCGCGAATTCGTTCTGCTCAACGCGCTGGCGAAAACCATCATCCCGACTTTGGAGCGTTACTATATCGCCATCGCTATTCTGCGTCGTCATGGCAAAGGCGCGATCACCGCCAATGCGCTGGAGGAGCAGAGCACGTCTATGGCGGAACGCATGTCCATCCTGTATGGCCTCAACGCACCGGAGTTCTTTGATAAAGCCTTGTTCCGCAACTTCATCAACAATCTGAAAAGCAACGAAATCATTCAGGTGGATGAAGAAGGACATATCATTTACGACGAAGACCTCGACAATATCGCGGAAGACGCACGCCTGGTGCTGAATGCCGAGCTGCGCCAGAGTATTCTGCAAGTCGCCATTGAAACACAACCGACGCAGGCTCCCGCCGCCTGA
- the murI gene encoding glutamate racemase produces MMANAHETKGPVAPALIIDSGSGGLSIWGHIRRHTPWLPTLYLADFGFYPYGDKSEQEIETRVRHIVEQVCECYPAQLIVVACNTASTVVLDHLRARFQQPVVGVVPAIKTAATHTKKQVIGLLATQGTVRRAYTDELIRDFARHCQVIKVGAPDLVQWGEDWVRGRSPDMARLRGVIQPFLEAEADQVVLGCTHFPLLKPFLYQLAPDINWVDSGEAIARRVAYLLQAQQSEGGEESTSHRAFYSGDKQDSEWERGAMALGFSSAEQIAL; encoded by the coding sequence ATGATGGCGAACGCGCATGAGACAAAAGGGCCCGTGGCGCCTGCGTTGATTATCGACTCCGGCAGCGGCGGACTTTCTATCTGGGGACATATTCGTCGCCACACGCCCTGGCTGCCCACCCTGTACCTCGCTGATTTTGGTTTTTATCCCTATGGCGATAAAAGCGAGCAGGAGATAGAAACCCGCGTGCGTCATATTGTGGAGCAGGTTTGCGAATGTTACCCCGCGCAGCTGATTGTCGTCGCCTGCAATACCGCCAGTACGGTTGTGTTGGATCATTTGCGGGCCCGCTTCCAGCAGCCTGTGGTCGGCGTGGTGCCGGCGATAAAGACGGCGGCGACGCATACGAAGAAGCAGGTGATCGGCTTGTTGGCCACGCAGGGAACCGTGCGTCGCGCATATACGGACGAGCTGATTCGGGACTTCGCCAGGCATTGCCAAGTCATCAAAGTGGGCGCGCCGGACCTGGTGCAGTGGGGAGAAGACTGGGTGCGCGGACGCAGTCCGGATATGGCGCGATTACGCGGCGTCATCCAGCCGTTTTTGGAGGCGGAAGCGGATCAGGTCGTGCTTGGCTGCACTCACTTTCCATTGTTGAAGCCTTTCCTTTATCAATTGGCGCCGGACATCAATTGGGTGGACTCCGGTGAAGCCATTGCGCGACGGGTGGCTTATCTGCTGCAGGCGCAGCAGAGTGAAGGCGGAGAGGAGTCAACCAGCCATCGGGCGTTTTATTCCGGCGATAAGCAGGACAGCGAATGGGAGCGGGGCGCAATGGCGTTAGGCTTTTCGTCTGCAGAGCAGATAGCGCTTTAA
- a CDS encoding class I SAM-dependent methyltransferase, translating to MTTNAVAVKNARDKYRLIGPVYDFLSALYSGKSIHQCKIGMITPDNVKPGDKILFAGVGHGKDAIHAAELGADVTVVDLSATMLSKFQDGLAASGKQHLNIRQVHSDIFKFNEAEQYDMVVANFFLNVFSESMMEEVLRHLIELAKPGAAIVVGDFAFPTGNIVSRAFKQAYWYVAVSLFWLMANNAMHNIYNYPEYMERQGLDIRNKKFFKLLNINCYWSVLGRKQA from the coding sequence ATGACCACCAACGCAGTCGCCGTAAAGAACGCCAGGGATAAATATCGTCTTATCGGTCCGGTCTACGATTTCCTCAGCGCGCTATACAGCGGAAAATCGATTCATCAGTGCAAGATAGGCATGATCACGCCGGATAATGTAAAACCCGGCGACAAGATTCTGTTCGCGGGCGTCGGGCACGGCAAAGACGCCATCCATGCCGCCGAGCTCGGCGCGGATGTCACCGTCGTGGATCTGTCCGCCACCATGCTCAGCAAGTTTCAGGATGGGCTGGCCGCTTCCGGCAAGCAGCACCTGAATATCCGTCAGGTTCACAGCGACATATTCAAATTTAACGAAGCGGAACAATACGACATGGTAGTCGCCAACTTTTTCCTCAATGTCTTCAGCGAAAGCATGATGGAAGAAGTCCTGCGTCATTTGATTGAGCTGGCCAAGCCAGGCGCCGCGATAGTAGTCGGCGACTTCGCTTTTCCTACCGGCAATATCGTCTCGCGCGCGTTTAAACAAGCCTACTGGTACGTCGCAGTGTCCCTGTTCTGGCTGATGGCGAATAACGCCATGCACAACATCTACAACTATCCCGAGTATATGGAGAGACAAGGGCTGGACATTCGCAACAAAAAGTTCTTCAAACTCCTGAACATCAATTGTTACTGGTCCGTCCTCGGACGCAAACAAGCCTGA
- a CDS encoding GldG family protein encodes MKRAGIVVIVVIAALALFNLAVQRGMSGFRWDLTENSLYTLSDGARSILGGLSQDIELTVYYSEGASKDLPALRAYARRVQELLEEFEQLSDGKIILKKVDPVPFSEEEDEATAAGLQAIPVGVAGDNVFFGLVGKAGDKEEIIAFFQPNKEQFLEYELSKLIYNLDRAQPPVVGVISSLQINGGFDMYQQSQQPAWIVMQQIEDLFDVRWLPEDFDAVDEDVDVLMIVHPKDLSQQAQLAIDQFVLKGGRALVFVDPNAEQDQPGMPMMAANMPRRSQLDPLLKAWGVSLKENSVLADFKNSMVVGVGQARTPVRHLALLGLAEDSMTQSDIMLAGLESINVSTPGILEKVEGATTSFKPLLTSSDESAPIEESAFANMQNPESLFEKFKASGEQYAMAARIEGPAKTAFPEGIEVTEEVKDEAAQDEQSNDAAEGEDAAPAEPKTVTRHVAPEVSQSDNINVVVIADTDILTDRLWVQVQEFFGQRIASPWANNGDLVVNALDYLAGNASLINIRSRGRFTRPFEKVEELRRAAEEKFADQQRELQERLSETEEQLAELQQARQGGDEAGGGILLTPEQEKALEDFQQEKLRIRKALRDVQHNLDRDIDDLGRQLKLVNILMAPLALTVIALIVMLWRRRGVKKSV; translated from the coding sequence ATGAAGCGAGCGGGTATTGTCGTAATCGTTGTGATCGCCGCCCTGGCGCTATTCAATCTGGCGGTGCAGCGTGGCATGAGCGGGTTCCGCTGGGACCTTACTGAAAACAGTCTGTACACGCTGTCTGACGGCGCGCGTTCTATTTTGGGCGGGCTGTCCCAGGACATAGAACTGACCGTGTACTACTCCGAAGGCGCCTCCAAGGACCTGCCTGCGTTACGCGCCTACGCGCGTCGGGTGCAGGAGCTTTTGGAAGAATTTGAGCAGCTCAGTGACGGGAAAATCATCTTGAAGAAAGTTGATCCGGTTCCCTTCTCGGAAGAAGAGGATGAAGCCACCGCTGCAGGTCTGCAGGCGATTCCCGTCGGTGTGGCGGGCGATAACGTCTTTTTCGGACTGGTGGGCAAGGCTGGCGATAAAGAAGAAATCATCGCCTTCTTCCAGCCTAATAAAGAGCAGTTTCTTGAGTATGAACTGAGCAAGCTGATCTACAACCTGGATCGTGCGCAACCGCCGGTCGTCGGCGTCATTTCCAGTCTGCAGATCAATGGCGGCTTCGATATGTACCAACAATCCCAGCAACCGGCCTGGATTGTCATGCAGCAGATTGAGGACCTGTTCGACGTGCGCTGGCTGCCCGAGGATTTTGACGCGGTCGATGAGGATGTGGACGTGTTGATGATCGTGCATCCGAAGGACTTGTCCCAGCAGGCGCAATTGGCGATTGACCAGTTTGTGTTGAAAGGCGGTCGCGCCTTGGTGTTTGTCGATCCCAACGCAGAGCAGGATCAGCCTGGTATGCCGATGATGGCGGCGAACATGCCCCGGCGCAGTCAGTTGGACCCATTATTGAAAGCCTGGGGCGTCAGCCTGAAAGAGAACTCAGTGCTGGCGGACTTCAAAAACAGCATGGTGGTGGGCGTAGGTCAGGCGCGTACGCCGGTGCGTCATCTGGCGTTATTGGGATTGGCGGAAGACAGCATGACCCAGAGCGACATCATGCTGGCGGGGCTGGAGAGCATTAACGTCTCCACGCCGGGAATCCTGGAAAAAGTCGAAGGCGCGACCACGAGCTTCAAGCCTTTGCTGACTTCCAGCGACGAGTCCGCGCCGATTGAAGAAAGCGCGTTCGCCAATATGCAAAACCCTGAGTCCCTGTTCGAGAAGTTCAAAGCCTCCGGCGAGCAATACGCCATGGCGGCGCGCATAGAAGGGCCGGCAAAAACAGCATTTCCCGAAGGCATTGAGGTGACCGAAGAAGTCAAAGACGAGGCAGCGCAGGATGAGCAGTCGAATGACGCCGCTGAGGGTGAAGACGCCGCCCCTGCGGAGCCTAAGACGGTGACCCGGCATGTCGCGCCAGAGGTGTCCCAAAGCGATAACATCAACGTTGTCGTCATCGCTGATACGGACATCCTGACGGACCGTCTGTGGGTGCAGGTGCAGGAGTTTTTTGGACAGCGCATCGCGAGCCCCTGGGCGAACAATGGCGATCTGGTGGTGAATGCGCTGGACTACTTGGCTGGTAACGCCAGTTTGATCAATATCCGGTCACGGGGACGCTTTACCCGCCCGTTTGAAAAAGTGGAAGAGCTTCGCCGCGCCGCGGAAGAGAAGTTCGCGGATCAACAGCGCGAACTGCAGGAGCGGCTCTCGGAAACGGAAGAACAGCTGGCGGAGTTGCAGCAAGCGCGCCAGGGCGGCGACGAAGCTGGCGGCGGCATATTACTGACCCCGGAACAGGAAAAGGCGCTGGAGGACTTCCAGCAGGAGAAACTGCGTATTCGCAAGGCGCTGCGGGATGTGCAACATAATCTGGATCGAGACATTGACGATCTTGGACGACAGTTGAAGCTGGTCAATATCCTGATGGCTCCGCTGGCGTTGACGGTTATCGCACTTATCGTGATGCTGTGGCGCAGACGCGGCGTCAAAAAAAGCGTTTAA
- a CDS encoding response regulator, translating to MSISASSAVFVPNHLRVLVIDDHQLVIDGLRVALTAQQVPIDLVNAFNCQAAQTLLETDQSFDLILLDLSLPDGRGFKFLRYLTCKRIYIPVAILSASEDIEDVELSLRSGAIGFISKSSSAMEINLAIRQILNGKQYVPNFYIHRNQTPVQDSQLRLDSITPRQMEVLQLLAKGLPNKRICSELSLTEDTVKSHLKALFMHLNVHNRTECVSVATRLHLVDA from the coding sequence GTGAGCATAAGCGCCTCTTCAGCGGTATTTGTACCAAACCATCTACGGGTCCTGGTGATTGACGATCACCAGCTGGTTATCGACGGCCTGCGCGTCGCCCTCACCGCCCAACAGGTTCCTATTGACCTAGTGAACGCCTTCAACTGTCAGGCGGCGCAGACCTTGCTGGAAACCGACCAAAGTTTTGACCTGATACTACTGGATCTTTCACTGCCCGACGGGCGCGGATTCAAATTTCTCCGCTACCTGACCTGTAAGCGTATTTATATCCCTGTGGCCATTCTTTCCGCCTCTGAAGATATCGAAGATGTGGAGCTGTCCCTGCGCAGCGGGGCCATCGGTTTTATCAGCAAGTCCTCCAGCGCCATGGAGATCAATCTGGCGATTCGTCAGATTCTCAACGGCAAACAATACGTGCCGAACTTCTATATCCATCGCAACCAAACGCCGGTTCAGGACAGTCAGTTGCGTCTCGACTCCATTACTCCCCGGCAAATGGAAGTGCTGCAATTGCTGGCCAAGGGGTTGCCCAACAAAAGGATCTGTTCGGAGCTAAGCTTGACGGAAGACACGGTGAAATCACACTTGAAGGCATTGTTCATGCACCTGAACGTACACAATCGGACGGAGTGCGTCAGCGTGGCGACGCGACTGCATCTGGTGGACGCCTGA
- a CDS encoding ABC transporter ATP-binding protein: protein MIKIQNLEKKYGDIQAVSGISFDIAPGEVLGFLGPNGAGKTTTMRMITGYVQPSGGSVSVMGVDVAHAPQQAQRIMGYLPEGAPLYGEMTVAAFLSFIGKVRGLRGAQLQQRIERVVAQVSLQHVMQQPIETLSKGFKRRVGLAQALIHDPQVLILDEPTDGLDPNQKHEVRKLIQNLSKDKIVVISTHILEEVDALCSRVVIISKGRIVANSTPAELATQSRFHKAIFVRFSQPYAALAALEALPEVGEVEQVDDATYLLYASSGAAPLHAVNQLIHSHNWDVEELHVERGRLDDVFRRLTMEAA from the coding sequence ATGATAAAAATTCAGAATCTGGAAAAGAAATACGGCGATATTCAGGCCGTATCCGGCATTTCTTTCGATATTGCTCCTGGTGAAGTTTTAGGCTTTTTAGGCCCCAACGGCGCCGGTAAAACCACCACCATGCGGATGATTACCGGCTATGTGCAGCCCAGCGGCGGTTCCGTCAGCGTGATGGGCGTTGATGTGGCTCACGCGCCGCAACAGGCCCAGCGAATTATGGGCTACCTGCCGGAAGGCGCGCCCTTGTACGGGGAAATGACCGTGGCGGCCTTCCTGAGTTTTATCGGTAAGGTCCGCGGTCTGCGCGGAGCTCAGCTGCAACAGCGCATAGAGCGGGTGGTCGCTCAGGTTTCCCTTCAGCATGTCATGCAACAACCGATTGAAACGTTGTCCAAGGGTTTTAAGCGTCGCGTCGGGTTGGCGCAGGCGTTGATTCATGACCCGCAGGTGCTGATTCTGGACGAACCTACGGACGGACTGGACCCTAACCAGAAGCACGAAGTTCGCAAGCTGATTCAGAACCTGTCCAAAGACAAGATCGTGGTGATATCCACGCACATACTGGAGGAGGTCGATGCGCTGTGTTCCCGCGTGGTGATTATTTCCAAAGGCCGCATCGTCGCCAACAGTACGCCAGCGGAACTGGCCACTCAGTCCCGTTTTCACAAGGCGATATTTGTACGCTTCTCCCAGCCATACGCTGCGCTGGCGGCGCTTGAGGCGCTGCCCGAGGTTGGAGAAGTGGAACAAGTGGATGACGCGACCTATCTGCTGTACGCAAGTTCCGGCGCTGCGCCTTTGCATGCGGTTAATCAACTGATTCACTCTCATAACTGGGATGTGGAGGAACTTCACGTAGAACGCGGCAGGCTGGACGATGTATTCCGCCGCCTGACCATGGAGGCGGCATGA
- a CDS encoding DUF2156 domain-containing protein gives MSNQAIALDSLSELGAGSFTFSERVNYLKEFGSHSQAFSTLQPDMQYFDIRGVGYIAYMRKWGRIFVLSDPVCAPQNFELMLTRFHNRFPHANHVQVTKTVVDILHHRFGMYGTQFGSESRIALKDWSLSGKKKQVLRTALNQAEKHGVTVKERFSDDHTREISEAWIKTRKCKSNEIRFLIRPMEMNYKENERHFYAYQNGEAVGFIYFDPIYYKNEIISYVPNISRASANFKQGLFYTIMAHAMDVFKQEGVPYLDLGLIPLMLSAEDEAQEAKLLKKMLRLVYAKGNFLYNFKGLEFTKTRFRGEVEKTYCCHHKATPLLEFFCMFKLTRLF, from the coding sequence ATGAGCAACCAGGCGATAGCGCTGGACTCGCTCAGCGAGTTGGGCGCAGGCAGTTTCACTTTCTCAGAGCGCGTCAACTACCTGAAAGAGTTCGGTTCCCACTCTCAGGCGTTCTCCACTCTGCAACCGGATATGCAATATTTCGATATTCGCGGCGTGGGCTACATCGCCTATATGCGCAAGTGGGGACGGATATTCGTGTTGTCCGATCCTGTGTGCGCGCCGCAGAATTTCGAGTTGATGCTCACCCGCTTTCATAATCGCTTTCCCCATGCGAACCACGTTCAGGTCACCAAAACGGTGGTGGATATCCTGCATCATCGTTTCGGCATGTATGGCACACAGTTCGGGTCCGAATCGCGTATTGCGCTTAAGGACTGGAGCCTGAGCGGCAAAAAGAAACAGGTGCTGCGCACGGCGCTGAACCAGGCGGAAAAGCACGGCGTCACGGTGAAGGAGCGCTTCAGCGACGACCATACCCGGGAAATTTCCGAAGCCTGGATCAAAACACGCAAGTGTAAGAGCAATGAAATCCGCTTCCTGATCCGTCCGATGGAGATGAACTACAAGGAAAATGAACGCCACTTTTATGCTTATCAAAACGGCGAAGCGGTAGGCTTTATTTACTTCGATCCCATCTATTACAAGAATGAGATTATCAGTTACGTGCCCAACATTTCCCGCGCCAGCGCCAATTTCAAACAAGGGCTTTTTTACACCATCATGGCCCACGCCATGGACGTGTTTAAACAGGAAGGCGTTCCCTATCTGGATCTGGGGTTAATCCCGCTAATGCTCTCCGCGGAAGACGAAGCGCAAGAAGCCAAATTACTGAAGAAGATGCTGCGCCTGGTCTACGCCAAAGGCAACTTTCTCTATAACTTCAAAGGCTTGGAATTCACTAAAACCCGCTTTCGCGGTGAGGTGGAGAAAACGTATTGCTGTCACCACAAGGCGACGCCGCTGTTGGAGTTTTTCTGTATGTTTAAGTTGACCAGGCTGTTCTAA